The Oligoflexus sp. genome includes a region encoding these proteins:
- a CDS encoding Rieske 2Fe-2S domain-containing protein, producing the protein MENLRTFRDQWFPIARVQDIKAGRSYPKQLFGHRIILFRNENRDIVCLKDECSHMGIPLSQGCVKKGRVQCCYHGWTFNGQGECTDIPRLTLDSTKIREKASVPTYPIRQKYGMVWITVGDPGLCLDSEKEALLLQNNNEASYYSTQSLTSYEFPSHYSIASLNAFDFSHVHIHKILKHFLPVSSGHYKKTHIQQDKAQTTFVDANGENLDVIMQRSPSLQISFKGLSRLRLTRWIDVRVDLQVFGSPVDKDRSLLFAFPIFRGRPRFLLKILRPIVDFVLRFSFAEDIEIFRFQQSVRDQGGSFYKNLSPLDASWIKVHHWLQAFDESGLYEETPTIVPEKKPQQATVPPLSEPDFTLALSRKPMTREPVQPGGGL; encoded by the coding sequence ATGGAAAACTTGCGAACATTTAGGGATCAGTGGTTTCCCATTGCTCGTGTGCAGGACATCAAAGCCGGCCGGTCGTATCCGAAGCAATTGTTCGGACATCGTATCATCCTCTTTCGTAATGAAAACAGGGATATTGTATGCCTTAAGGATGAGTGCAGCCACATGGGAATTCCTCTCTCGCAAGGCTGCGTGAAAAAGGGGAGGGTGCAGTGCTGCTACCACGGGTGGACGTTTAACGGCCAAGGCGAATGTACCGATATTCCCAGGCTCACGCTCGATTCCACAAAGATTCGTGAGAAGGCTTCGGTTCCAACCTATCCCATCCGGCAGAAATACGGGATGGTCTGGATCACCGTGGGCGATCCGGGCCTTTGCCTTGATAGCGAGAAAGAAGCGCTTCTTTTACAGAATAATAACGAAGCGTCCTACTACAGCACCCAATCATTGACCTCGTATGAGTTTCCTTCGCACTATTCCATAGCCAGTTTGAATGCTTTTGACTTTAGCCATGTTCATATTCATAAAATCCTGAAGCACTTCCTTCCGGTTTCATCTGGTCATTACAAAAAGACTCATATTCAGCAGGATAAAGCCCAGACGACTTTCGTGGATGCGAACGGTGAAAACTTGGACGTCATCATGCAGCGTTCCCCATCTCTTCAGATCAGCTTCAAAGGGCTATCACGCCTTCGGCTGACTCGTTGGATAGATGTCAGGGTCGATTTGCAGGTCTTCGGAAGTCCGGTCGACAAGGATCGCAGCTTGCTTTTTGCGTTCCCTATTTTCAGAGGCCGGCCGCGTTTTCTTTTGAAGATTCTGCGTCCCATTGTAGACTTCGTGCTGCGCTTCAGCTTTGCCGAGGATATTGAGATCTTCCGCTTTCAGCAGTCCGTGAGAGATCAGGGCGGGTCATTTTATAAAAACCTCAGCCCTCTCGATGCCAGTTGGATTAAAGTCCATCATTGGCTTCAGGCGTTTGATGAAAGCGGCCTTTATGAAGAGACTCCAACGATAGTCCCGGAGAAGAAACCGCAGCAGGCTACAGTTCCGCCCTTGAGTGAACCGGATTTTACTTTAGCGTTAAGTCGCAAGCCCATGACGCGGGAACCCGTTCAACCCGGAGGCGGACTCTGA